Proteins from one Mycteria americana isolate JAX WOST 10 ecotype Jacksonville Zoo and Gardens chromosome 1, USCA_MyAme_1.0, whole genome shotgun sequence genomic window:
- the FKBP4 gene encoding peptidyl-prolyl cis-trans isomerase FKBP4, translating to MTAEEMKADGAPLEGADITPKRDEGVLKVVKREGSGTESPMIGDKVTVHYTGWLLDGTKFDSSLDRRDKFSFDLGKGEVIKAWDIAVATMKVGEICRITCKPEYAYGSAGSPPKIPPNATLIFEIELFEFKGEDLTDDEDGGIIRRIRKKGEGYSKPNEGALVEIQFEGRYGDRVFDRRELRFEIGEGDNYDLPHGLEKAIQKMEKSEESVFYLKPNYGFGSAGKEKFQIPPDAELQYEVKLKSFEKAKESWEMNTDEKLEQSCIVKERGTQYFKEGKYKQAALQYKKIVSWLEHESGLSDEEDTKAKSLRLAAHLNLAMCHLKLKEYSQALENCNKALELDSNNEKGLFRRGEAHLAVNDFELARGDFQKVIQLYPSNKAAKVQLVTCQQKIREQHEKEKKMYANMFQRLADKDLKSAATLQTSHTEDEEMKDEQNGVEDKSEVDTEA from the exons ATGACGGCGGAGGAGATGAAAGCGGACGGGGCTCCCTTGGAGGGGGCGGACATCACCCCCAAGCGGGATGAGGGCGTCCTCAAG GTTGTCAAGAGAGAAGGCAGTGGGACAGAGTCTCCGATGATAGGTGATAAAGTGACCGTCCATTACACAGGATGGCTTCTTGATGGTACAAAGTTTGACTCCAGTCTGGACAGGAGAGACAAATTTTCATTTGACTTGGGGAAAG GTGAGGTGATCAAAGCATGGGACATTGCTGTGGCGACTATGAAGGTTGGTGAAATCTGTCGGATTACATGTAAACCAGAATACGCTTATGGCTCAGCTGGGAGTCCCCCAAAGATACCTCCTAATGCTACACTGATTTTTGAG aTAGAACTTTTTGAGTTCAAGGGGGAGGACCTCACTGATGATGAAGATGGTGGCATCATCCGAAGAATCCGTAAAAAAGGCGAAGGCTACTCCAAGCCCAATGAGGGTGCGCTTGTAGAGA TCCAGTTTGAAGGCCGATATGGAGATCGTGTTTTTGACAGGCGGGAATTGCGGTTTGAGATCGGAGAAGGTGACAACTATGATCTTCCTCATGGTCTGGAGAAAGCAATTCAAAAAATGGAGAAATCGGAGGAATCTGTGTTCTATCTCAAACCTAA CTATGGTTTTGGAAGTGCTGGGAAGGAGAAATTTCAGATCCCTCCAGATGCAGAGCTACAGTATGAAGTGAAACTCAAAAGCTTTGAAAAG GCTAAGGAGTCTTGGGAAATGAACACAGATGAGAAGCTGGAACAAAGCTGCATTGTGAAGGAGAGAGGCACTCAGTACTTCAAG GAGGGGAAATACAAACAGGCAGCATTACAGTATAAGAAGATTGTGTCGTGGCTGGAGCATGAATCGGGACTCTCTGATGAGGAGGATACGAAAGCCAAAAGCTTGAGGCTTGCTGCCCACCTTAATCTAGCTATGTGCCATCTCAAGCTGAAGGAATATTCCCAGGCTTTGGAGAACTGCAACAAG GCACTTGAATTGGATAGCAACAATGAAAAAGGCCTCTTCCGGCGTGGAGAAGCGCACTTGGCTGTCAATGACTTTGAACTGGCCCGGGGAGATTTCCAGAAAGTGATACAACTTTATCCAAGTAACAAAGCTGCCAAAGTGCAACTGGTAACTTGTCAGCAAAAAATACGGGAGcagcatgaaaaagagaaaaagatgtatGCCAACATGTTCCAAAGGCTTGCTGACAAAGACTTAAAG